In Carassius auratus strain Wakin chromosome 36, ASM336829v1, whole genome shotgun sequence, the following are encoded in one genomic region:
- the LOC113055710 gene encoding uncharacterized protein LOC113055710: MTENRPLSYNGHDESDEESDLPTTKHFHHEEDESDEECDVLHGEKPKKGKQKITWKNKKGFTKKPSVQLASVNVDALEVVNVIDTYDRTASAYAEHKYARSGSYAEAFENKPGERIPKAGVYAEAGVARARAEYSVFEAEAKGPNASAGAGVSVVGAGAMARAEIASASAKAGPIGVKLGLGLDTGASVGLGGVEFKFLGTGVSLGPKTGVSVLGSEASCSVM; encoded by the exons ATGACTGAAAACCGACCATTAAGCTACAATGGGCATGATGAAAGTG atGAAGAATCTGATTTACCCACTACCAAACATTTCCACCATGAAGAAGATGAGAGTG ATGAAGAATGTGATGTACTTCATGGAGAAAAgccaaaaaaaggaaaacagaagATAACATGGAAAAACAAAAAGGGTTTTACAAAAAAGCCAAGTGTGCAACTTGCGTCAGTTAATGTTGATGCGCTTGAAGTTGTAAATGTAATTGACACGTATGACAGAACAGCAAGTGCTTATGCAGAACACAAGTATGCTCGAAGTGGATCATATGCTGAAGCATTTGAGAACAAACCTGGAGAGAGGATTCCTAAGGCTGGAGTTTACGCAGAAGCAGGAGTTGCACGAGCTCGTGCTGAATACAGTGTATTTGAAGCAGAAGCCAAAGGTCCAAACGCCTCAGCTGGTGCTGGAGTCAGTGTGGTTGGAGCTGGAGCAATGGCTCGAGCTGAAATTGCCAGTGCATCAGCTAAAGCCGGTCCAATTGGTGTGAAGCTGGGACTTGGACTTGACACGGGTGCATCTGTTGGTCTGGGTGGGGTGGAATTCAAATTCCTGGGAACCGGAGTCTCACTTGGTCCAAAAACCGGTGTGTCTGTTCTGGGTTCAGAAGCATCATGTTCAGTCATGTAA
- the LOC113055408 gene encoding GTPase IMAP family member 8-like — protein MKAEIRAVVLGWQKSDKASVINSILGEVEPVKHFVKSVKREGEVNGRKITLINTACWWEKLFLQDSPEVVKQEVVCSVFLSETGPHVFLIVINLSLPFTEENRLSTEEHLGLFGERVWKHTIVIFTGAVSLEDKSIEKHIEIQEDLQQILQRCGKRYHAFDFKNKSDAVKELLVKIDDIVAANNGKHFETQDDTLLDIQRKRDENERRAKVRQKRLQDKRNLLTEINAVAPLSELRIVLLGWILSGKSSTGNTIFNDEIFPKSKQKCTFVNGRTITVLDTPGWWKYFSSKFNPEFARAGILESVDQSQQMQFPHAIILVIPIDNSFKNELKRVITEYMATLGEDVWRHTIVLFTWGDRFPDISVEQHIESEGEALQWLVEKCRNRYHVFDNSNKKNRDQVTELFQKIDEMVAENSLFCFKPQCAEEENIHDTDIQQDEEINLDEDHVLQLLQQEFNNRINGIKSKIKNLTPCEKSKAQSHRSMSDPPVFSADDDLKEKIRREGSRFEVILMDALLDIQNKASSGEKVSEWLQRCDEYLFGCGSSSIISSLEDPEPRDIKRRKEQFAE, from the exons AAATAAGAGCTGTTGTTCTGGGGTGGCAGAAATCTGACAAAGCCTCAGTGATAAACAGCATTTTAGGTGAAGTTGAGCCTGTCAAACACTTTGTGAAGTCTGTGAAGAGAGAGGGTGAAGTGAATGGAAGGAAGATAACTCTGATCAACACTGCATGTTGGTGGGAGAAACTTTTTTTGCAAGACTCACCAGAGGTGGTTAAACAGGAAGTGGTTTGCAGTGTCTTCCTGTCTGAAACAGGGCCTCACGTCTTTCTCATAGTCATTAATCTCAGTTTGCCTTTTACTGAAGAAAACAGACTCAGCACTGAAGAACACCTTGGTCTCTTTGGTGAGAGAGTCTGGAAACACACAATAGTGATCTTTACAGGAGCTGTTTCACTAGAGGACAAATCCATTGAGAAGCACATAGAGATTCAAGAAGATCTGCAGCAGATCCTACAGAGATGTGGAAAACGATACCATGCGTTCgatttcaaaaacaaaagtgaTGCAGTCAAAGAGCTACTTGTCAAAATTGATGATATTGTGGCAGCAAACAATGGCAAGCATTTTGAAACACAAGATGACACGCTGCTTGACATTCAGAGAAAGAGGGATGAGAATGAAAGAAGAGCAAAAGTCAGACAAAAAAGGTTGCAGGACAAAAGAAACCTGCTGACAGAAATAA ACGCTGTGGCTCCGCTCTCAGAACTGAGGATTGTTCTGCTGGGTTGGATTTTGTCTGGGAAGAGTTCAACCGGAAACACCATCTTCAATGATGAAATATTTCCTAAAAGCAAACAGAAGTGTACATTTGTAAATGGCAGGACAATAACTGTGTTAGACACTCCAGGCTGGTGGAAGTATTTCTCTTCTAAATTTAACCCAGAGTTTGCACGAGCTGGAATCCTGGAGAgtgtagaccaatcacaacaaatGCAGTTCCCTCACGCCATAATCCTTGTGATTCCTATTGATAATTCATTCAAGAATGAACTGAAAAGAGTCATTACAGAGTACATGGCCACTCTTGGAGAAGACGTCTGGAGACACACCATAGTTCTGTTCACATGGGGCGACAGATTCCCAGACATCTCAGTCGAGCAGCACATTGAGAGTGAGGGTGAAGCTCTTCAGTGGCTTGTTGAGAAATGCAGGAACAGATATCACGTCTTTGACAACTCAAACAAGAAAAACCGAGATCAAGTCACAGAGTTGTTCCAGAAGATTGATGAGATGGTGGCAGAAAACAGTCTGTTCTGCTTCAAACCTCAGTGTGCCGAAGAAGAAAACATTCATGATACTGATATACAACAAGATGAAGAAATAAATCTGGACGAGGACCATGTGCTGCAGTTACTACAGCAGGAGTTTAACAACAGGATAAATGGgatcaaaagtaaaataaagaatttaacTCCATGTGAAAAGTCAAAGGCCCAAAGTCACAGAAGCATGTCAGACCCTCCAGTCT TCTCAGCTGATGACGATCTCAAGGAGAAGATACGGAGAGAAGGAAGCAGATTTGAAGTAATTTTAATGGATGCACTCTTAGACATTCAGAATAAAGCATCGTCTG GGGAGAAGGTGTCGGAGTGGCTTCAAAGATGTGATGAATACTTATTTGGATGTGGATCAAGCTCCATCATCAGTAGTCTAGAAGATCCAGAGCCCAGAGACATAAAAAGACGTAAAGAACAGTTTGCAGAATGA